Sequence from the Falsibacillus albus genome:
CATCAATACTCATCCTCAAGAACGAATGAGGGCTTCCAATCAGCGAGAACAGGATTCATTTGAAACCTATTGAGCATTGGAAATTTTGAAGGGGGCTTTGTAATGGCAAATATGAAAAATAACTTCAGCGACAACAAATACTCCAGCCCATTTGCGAAAGGCTGGTATAACCCGAAGCACTCGTACGCCCAGGTGAATGGCGAAACGAAGCTTACCCAAAAGCACATCATCCTTGAACACGAAACACGAAAGCGCTCATAGTAAAGCCGGGCTGGTCATGAGGCGAAATCGCCTCATGATACCAGCCTACTTTTTATTATTTTGCAAAAGAGAAATCGGCAACGCTTCTTCTTTTCCGTCGCCATTCAGACGGTATCCCCATGCAAAAACACCGTTTAAATAATCTATTTTAAAATGACTGCCCGGATCGCCTATAATGGCATAAATCTTGCCTGGTTCAAAATCTTCCGGATTGAGCAGATAAGCCTGTGCCATTGTCGACTTGCGCTCGAGGACGGCAAATTCATTGACCATGCCAAGCTGCTCGGCTTTCCTGGCTTTTTCACGCAATTGAGCAATCTCCTGGTTAAGCTCATGCTGAGTCATTTGACTGTATCTTTTTTCCTGTTCCATCAGTATCACCTCAATTTCATTATTTAG
This genomic interval carries:
- a CDS encoding YpzG family protein — translated: MANMKNNFSDNKYSSPFAKGWYNPKHSYAQVNGETKLTQKHIILEHETRKRS
- a CDS encoding YfhH family protein — translated: MEQEKRYSQMTQHELNQEIAQLREKARKAEQLGMVNEFAVLERKSTMAQAYLLNPEDFEPGKIYAIIGDPGSHFKIDYLNGVFAWGYRLNGDGKEEALPISLLQNNKK